One stretch of Cedecea neteri DNA includes these proteins:
- the lolB gene encoding lipoprotein insertase outer membrane protein LolB: MLMPKARLMRLLPLASLVLAACSVHQPSGPGKSPDSPQWLEHQQQVQKITQYQTRGAFAYLSDSQKVYARFNWQQTAPDRYRLLLTNPLGSTELELNAQPDQVQLTDRDGKRYIAKDAEEMIGKLTGMPIPLNSLRQWILGLPGDSTDYKLDDQYRLREVNYTQDGKTWKVVYSDYDSKTQPSLPSNMELREGDQRIKLKMDSWAVK; encoded by the coding sequence ATGTTGATGCCTAAAGCCCGTCTGATGCGCCTTCTGCCCCTTGCCAGCCTGGTACTGGCCGCCTGTTCAGTCCACCAACCGAGCGGCCCGGGCAAGAGCCCTGACTCGCCGCAGTGGTTAGAACACCAGCAACAGGTGCAAAAAATCACCCAGTATCAAACGCGCGGTGCTTTTGCTTATCTCTCCGATAGTCAAAAGGTATATGCCCGCTTTAACTGGCAGCAAACTGCGCCAGACCGCTACCGCCTGCTGTTGACCAACCCGCTCGGCAGCACCGAGCTTGAGCTCAACGCGCAGCCGGACCAGGTCCAACTGACCGACCGCGACGGCAAGCGCTACATTGCGAAAGATGCGGAAGAGATGATTGGCAAGCTGACCGGGATGCCGATTCCGCTTAACAGCCTGCGCCAGTGGATCCTCGGCCTGCCGGGCGACTCCACCGACTATAAGCTGGACGACCAGTATCGCCTGCGCGAAGTGAACTACACCCAGGACGGCAAAACCTGGAAAGTGGTGTACAGCGACTACGACAGCAAAACCCAGCCTTCTCTGCCTTCCAATATGGAACTGCGCGAAGGCGACCAGCGCATCAAGCTGAAAATGGACAGCTGGGCGGTGAAATAA
- the hemA gene encoding glutamyl-tRNA reductase, translating to MTLLALGINHKTAPVSLRERVTFSPDTLDQALGSLLAQPMVQGGVVLSTCNRTELYLSVEQQENLHERLVRWLCEYHNLNEEEVRKSLYWHHDNDAVSHLMRVASGLDSLVLGEPQILGQVKKAFADSQKGHSRSSELERMFQKSFSVAKRVRTETDIGASAVSVAFAACTLARQIFESLSSVTVLLVGAGETIELVARHLREHKVEKMIIANRTRERAQVLADEVGAEVISLSDIDERLADADIIISSTASPLPIIGKGMMERALKARRNQPMLLVDIAVPRDVEPEVGKLANAYLYSVDDLQAIIQSNLAQRKAAAVEAETIVAQECSEFMAWLRAQSASETIREYRSQAEQVRDDLAAKALAALQQGGDAESVLQDLAWKLTNRLIHAPTKSLTQAARDGDDERLQILRNSLGLD from the coding sequence ATGACCCTGTTAGCGCTAGGAATTAACCACAAAACGGCTCCAGTATCGCTGCGAGAACGCGTCACGTTTTCGCCGGACACGCTCGACCAGGCGTTGGGCAGCTTGCTGGCACAGCCCATGGTCCAGGGCGGGGTCGTGCTGTCGACCTGCAACAGAACTGAGCTGTACCTGAGCGTTGAACAACAGGAAAACCTGCACGAGCGGCTGGTTCGCTGGCTGTGCGAGTACCACAACCTCAACGAAGAGGAAGTGCGTAAAAGCCTCTACTGGCACCACGACAACGACGCCGTTAGCCATCTGATGCGCGTCGCGAGCGGCCTGGATTCGCTGGTTCTCGGCGAGCCGCAAATTCTCGGCCAGGTGAAAAAAGCTTTTGCCGATTCACAAAAAGGCCATTCGCGCTCCAGCGAGCTGGAACGCATGTTCCAGAAGTCCTTCTCCGTTGCCAAGCGCGTGCGCACCGAAACCGACATCGGCGCCAGCGCCGTTTCCGTCGCGTTTGCCGCCTGTACGCTGGCGCGGCAAATCTTTGAATCTCTTTCCTCGGTTACCGTCCTGCTGGTCGGCGCCGGGGAGACTATCGAACTGGTTGCCCGCCATCTGCGCGAGCATAAAGTTGAGAAGATGATTATCGCCAACCGTACCCGAGAACGCGCCCAGGTGCTGGCCGATGAGGTCGGGGCCGAAGTTATCAGCCTGAGCGATATCGACGAGCGCCTGGCGGATGCCGATATCATCATTAGTTCGACCGCCAGCCCGCTGCCTATTATTGGCAAAGGGATGATGGAGCGAGCGCTTAAAGCGCGTCGTAATCAGCCTATGCTGCTGGTGGACATCGCCGTTCCGCGTGATGTCGAGCCGGAAGTGGGCAAACTTGCGAACGCCTATCTTTACAGCGTGGATGACCTGCAGGCCATTATTCAGAGCAACCTCGCGCAGCGTAAAGCGGCGGCGGTTGAGGCTGAAACCATCGTGGCTCAGGAATGCAGCGAGTTTATGGCCTGGCTGCGCGCGCAAAGCGCCTCCGAGACCATTCGCGAATACCGTAGCCAGGCAGAGCAGGTCAGAGACGACCTCGCTGCCAAAGCGCTGGCCGCCCTGCAGCAGGGTGGCGACGCGGAGTCCGTATTGCAGGATCTGGCCTGGAAACTGACCAATCGCCTGATCCATGCTCCAACCAAATCGCTCACGCAGGCCGCCCGTGACGGGGACGATGAACGCCTGCAAATCTTGCGTAACAGCCTCGGGCTGGATTAG
- the prfA gene encoding peptide chain release factor 1: MKPSIVAKLEALQERHEEVQALLGDASTIADQDRFRALSREYAQLSDVSRCFLQWRQVQEDIETAESMLSDPEMREMAQEELAEAKASSEELEQQLQVLLLPKDPDDERNAFVEVRAGTGGDEAALFAGDLFRMYSRYAEARRWRVEIISANEGEHGGFKEVIAKISGDGVYGRLKFESGGHRVQRVPATESQGRIHTSACTVAVMPEIPEAELPDINPSDLRIDTFRSSGAGGQHVNTTDSAIRITHLPTGIVVECQDERSQHKNKAKALSVLGARIRAAEVAKRQLEEASTRRNLLGSGDRSDRNRTYNFPQGRVTDHRINLTLYRLDEVMEGKIDALIEPIVQEFQADQLAALSEQD; this comes from the coding sequence ATGAAGCCTTCTATTGTTGCCAAACTGGAAGCCTTGCAGGAGCGCCATGAAGAAGTTCAGGCCCTGCTTGGCGATGCATCGACCATTGCCGATCAGGACCGCTTTCGCGCTCTGTCTCGTGAATATGCCCAGTTAAGCGATGTATCGCGCTGTTTCCTGCAATGGCGCCAGGTACAGGAAGACATTGAAACCGCAGAAAGCATGCTTAGCGACCCGGAGATGCGCGAAATGGCGCAGGAAGAGCTGGCCGAAGCGAAAGCCAGCAGTGAAGAGCTGGAGCAGCAGCTTCAGGTGCTGCTGCTGCCAAAAGATCCCGATGATGAGCGCAATGCGTTTGTCGAAGTTCGTGCAGGCACAGGTGGGGACGAAGCCGCGCTGTTTGCCGGTGATTTGTTCCGTATGTACAGCCGTTATGCCGAGGCCCGCCGCTGGCGTGTCGAAATTATCAGCGCTAACGAAGGTGAACACGGCGGCTTTAAAGAGGTTATCGCTAAAATCAGCGGTGACGGCGTTTATGGTCGCCTGAAGTTTGAGTCCGGCGGCCATCGCGTGCAGCGCGTGCCGGCCACGGAATCCCAGGGGCGTATTCACACCTCCGCCTGTACCGTGGCGGTGATGCCTGAAATTCCTGAAGCGGAGCTGCCGGATATTAACCCGTCGGATCTGCGTATCGATACCTTCCGCTCCTCGGGCGCGGGCGGTCAGCACGTTAACACCACCGACTCTGCAATCCGTATTACCCACTTGCCTACCGGCATTGTGGTGGAGTGCCAGGACGAACGTTCCCAGCATAAAAACAAAGCGAAAGCGCTTTCTGTACTGGGCGCGCGTATTCGCGCTGCGGAAGTAGCAAAACGCCAGCTGGAAGAGGCGTCTACCCGTCGTAACCTGCTGGGCTCCGGCGACCGTTCTGACCGCAACCGTACCTACAACTTCCCGCAGGGCCGTGTGACCGACCACCGCATCAACCTGACGCTTTACCGTCTGGACGAAGTGATGGAAGGTAAAATCGATGCCCTGATCGAGCCGATTGTCCAGGAGTTCCAGGCCGATCAGCTCGCGGCGCTGTCCGAGCAGGATTAA
- the prmC gene encoding peptide chain release factor N(5)-glutamine methyltransferase, which translates to MEFQLWLRQAVQRLAQSESPKRDAEILLGFVTGKARTFILAFGETTLTPVQQSELEALLVRRERGEPVAHLVGEREFWSLPLRVSPVTLIPRPDTECLVEHALTRLPDTPCAILDLGTGTGAIALALASERPDCEVTALDVVPEAVALAQWNAENLGIANVRVLQSHWFNALDAQRFALIVSNPPYIDEADPHLSEGDVRFEPKSALVAGNHGLADLDTLVNDSRRFLEPGGWLVLEHGWKQGESVRLLLRDAGFTEVATYKDYGDNDRLTSGRYL; encoded by the coding sequence ATGGAGTTTCAGCTATGGCTTCGCCAGGCCGTACAGCGCCTGGCGCAGAGCGAAAGCCCAAAGCGGGATGCGGAGATCCTGCTTGGGTTTGTCACAGGCAAAGCCCGCACGTTTATCCTCGCGTTTGGCGAAACAACGCTGACGCCCGTCCAGCAAAGCGAGCTTGAGGCTCTGCTGGTACGGCGCGAGCGCGGTGAACCGGTGGCACATCTTGTGGGCGAGCGCGAGTTCTGGTCGCTGCCGCTGCGCGTCTCCCCGGTTACGCTTATTCCTCGTCCCGATACCGAATGCCTGGTCGAACACGCGTTAACCAGGCTGCCGGATACGCCATGCGCAATATTGGATCTTGGCACCGGTACAGGGGCGATTGCCCTGGCGCTGGCAAGCGAGCGTCCGGACTGCGAGGTAACGGCGCTGGATGTCGTGCCGGAGGCCGTGGCGTTGGCGCAATGGAACGCTGAAAATCTTGGCATAGCCAACGTCAGGGTGCTGCAAAGTCACTGGTTTAACGCCCTCGATGCTCAGCGTTTTGCGCTGATTGTCAGCAATCCGCCGTATATCGACGAAGCCGACCCGCACCTCAGTGAAGGCGACGTTCGCTTTGAGCCGAAAAGCGCGCTGGTGGCAGGCAATCATGGCCTGGCCGATTTAGATACGCTGGTTAACGATTCGCGCCGCTTTCTCGAACCCGGCGGCTGGCTGGTGCTGGAACATGGCTGGAAGCAGGGTGAAAGCGTGCGGCTGCTGCTGCGGGACGCGGGTTTTACCGAGGTTGCAACCTACAAAGATTATGGCGACAACGATCGCCTGACGTCAGGACGCTATCTTTGA
- a CDS encoding SirB2 family protein, producing MATYFSLKYLHIFTVVISISLFVLRYWWQYRGSAMSGKRWVRIVPHVNDTLLLVSGFALVALTHFYPFTPQGTWLTEKLFGVIIYIALGFIALGKRPRSQQVRWFAFLLGLVVLYIIIKLATTKIPILG from the coding sequence TTGGCGACTTATTTCTCACTTAAATATCTGCATATTTTCACCGTCGTAATCTCAATCAGCCTGTTTGTTTTACGCTACTGGTGGCAATATCGCGGGTCTGCGATGTCCGGCAAGCGCTGGGTGCGCATCGTACCTCATGTTAATGATACTCTGCTGTTAGTCAGCGGTTTTGCGCTGGTTGCTCTCACGCATTTCTATCCTTTTACGCCGCAGGGAACGTGGCTGACTGAAAAGCTGTTTGGCGTTATCATCTATATCGCTTTAGGTTTTATCGCGCTGGGTAAACGCCCGCGCAGCCAGCAGGTTCGTTGGTTTGCCTTCCTGCTGGGGCTGGTGGTGCTCTACATCATCATAAAACTCGCCACCACTAAAATACCGATATTGGGGTAA
- the sirB1 gene encoding invasion regulator SirB1, with protein MKSLADFEFNQAPLCEGMILVSQLIRDDFPTAEVEAQLKGLVSLAKEEICQGTHPDLQLEKLLELFYGEWGFKDSGGVYRLSDALWLDNVLKSRQGSAVSLGAILLWIAGQLDIPLMPVIFPTQLILRADWMDGEMWLINPFNGDTLDEHTLEVWIKGNINPTAELFDEDLDESDNAEVIRKLLDTLKSALMEERQMEMALRASEVLLQFNPEDPYEIRDRGLIYAQLDCEHVALSDLSYFVEQCPEDPISEMIKAQINSIAHKQITLH; from the coding sequence ATGAAGTCGTTAGCCGATTTCGAATTTAATCAGGCACCGCTCTGCGAAGGCATGATTTTAGTCTCGCAGCTGATCCGGGATGATTTCCCGACCGCAGAAGTTGAAGCGCAGCTTAAGGGGCTGGTCAGCCTGGCAAAAGAAGAAATTTGCCAGGGGACACATCCCGACCTGCAGCTGGAAAAACTGCTGGAACTCTTTTACGGCGAATGGGGTTTTAAGGATTCAGGGGGCGTTTACCGCCTGTCCGATGCCCTGTGGCTGGATAACGTTTTAAAAAGCCGGCAGGGGAGCGCCGTCTCGCTTGGGGCGATACTGCTGTGGATCGCCGGGCAGCTCGATATTCCGCTGATGCCGGTTATCTTCCCGACGCAGCTTATCCTGCGCGCCGACTGGATGGATGGCGAAATGTGGCTCATCAATCCGTTTAACGGCGACACGCTGGACGAGCACACGCTGGAAGTGTGGATCAAGGGCAATATTAACCCTACGGCCGAGCTGTTCGACGAAGATCTTGACGAGTCCGACAATGCGGAAGTTATCCGCAAGCTGCTCGACACGCTCAAGTCTGCGCTGATGGAAGAGCGGCAGATGGAGATGGCGCTGCGCGCCAGCGAAGTGCTGCTGCAGTTCAATCCGGAAGACCCCTACGAGATCCGCGACCGCGGCCTGATTTATGCGCAGCTGGACTGTGAACACGTGGCGCTCAGCGACCTAAGCTACTTTGTTGAGCAGTGCCCGGAAGATCCGATTAGCGAAATGATTAAGGCGCAAATCAACTCGATTGCGCACAAGCAGATTACCCTGCATTAA
- the kdsA gene encoding 3-deoxy-8-phosphooctulonate synthase, producing MKQKVVNIGDINVANDLPFVLFGGMNVLESRDLAMRICEHYVTVTQKLGIPYVFKASFDKANRSSIHSYRGPGLEEGMKIFQELKQTFGVKVITDVHEASQAQPVAEVVDVIQLPAFLARQTDLVEAMAKTGAVINVKKPQFVSPGQMGNIVDKFAEGGNDKIILCDRGTQFGYDNLVVDMLGFSVMKQVSNGAPVIFDVTHALQCRDPFGAASSGRRAQVTELARAGMATGLAGLFIEAHPDPDNARCDGPSALPLAKLEAFLSQIKAIDDLVKNFAPLDTSH from the coding sequence ATGAAACAAAAAGTGGTTAACATTGGTGATATCAACGTCGCAAACGACCTGCCGTTTGTGCTTTTTGGCGGCATGAACGTGCTTGAGTCCCGTGACCTTGCGATGCGCATCTGCGAGCATTACGTCACCGTGACCCAGAAGTTGGGTATCCCGTACGTGTTCAAAGCCTCTTTTGATAAAGCCAACCGTTCATCCATTCACTCTTACCGTGGCCCGGGCCTGGAAGAGGGAATGAAGATTTTCCAGGAGCTGAAGCAGACCTTCGGCGTGAAAGTCATCACCGACGTTCACGAAGCCAGCCAGGCCCAGCCGGTTGCCGAGGTGGTTGACGTTATTCAGCTGCCTGCATTTCTGGCGCGTCAGACCGATCTGGTTGAAGCGATGGCAAAAACCGGTGCGGTGATCAACGTGAAGAAGCCACAGTTCGTCAGCCCTGGCCAGATGGGCAACATCGTGGATAAGTTCGCGGAAGGCGGCAACGACAAAATTATTCTTTGCGATCGCGGCACGCAGTTCGGCTACGACAACCTGGTGGTCGACATGCTGGGCTTCAGCGTCATGAAGCAGGTTTCTAACGGTGCGCCGGTGATTTTCGACGTGACTCACGCCCTGCAATGCCGCGACCCGTTTGGCGCAGCGTCAAGCGGTCGTCGTGCTCAGGTCACCGAACTGGCTCGCGCCGGGATGGCGACCGGCCTGGCTGGCCTGTTCATTGAAGCGCACCCGGACCCGGACAACGCGCGCTGCGACGGGCCTTCCGCGCTGCCGCTGGCGAAGCTCGAAGCCTTCCTGAGCCAGATTAAAGCGATTGATGACCTGGTGAAGAACTTCGCGCCGCTGGATACCAGCCACTAA
- the chaA gene encoding sodium-potassium/proton antiporter ChaA has protein sequence MTKTQHEAVKTRHKESSLIFPVLALAVLAMWGSSQSLPAVVGINILALVAILSSAFSVVRHADVLAHRLGEPYGSLILSLSVVILEVSLISALMATGDAAPTLMRDTLYSIIMIVTGGLVGFSLLMGGRKFATQYMNLFGIKQYLIALFPLAVIVLVFPMALPGGNFSLGQSLLVALISAAMYGVFLLIQTKTHQSLFVYEHEDEGDGDDPHHGKPSAHSSAWHTVWLIVHLIAVIAVTKMNANPLEHLLDAVNAPAQFTGFLVALLILSPEGLGALRAVLSNQVQRAMNLFFGSVLATISLTVPAVTLIAWFTGNDLVFALGMPQMVVMLAALVLCQISFSTGRTNVLNGTAHLALFAAYLMTIFA, from the coding sequence ATGACAAAAACACAACATGAGGCGGTAAAAACCCGCCACAAGGAGAGTTCTCTCATTTTCCCGGTACTCGCGCTGGCGGTACTGGCGATGTGGGGGTCAAGCCAGTCCCTGCCGGCGGTTGTCGGCATCAATATTTTGGCTCTGGTAGCCATACTCAGCAGCGCCTTTAGCGTTGTACGCCACGCGGACGTGCTGGCGCACCGTCTGGGTGAACCGTACGGCTCACTGATTCTGAGCCTGTCGGTCGTGATTCTTGAAGTCAGCCTGATTTCCGCGCTAATGGCCACCGGCGACGCCGCGCCAACCCTGATGCGCGACACGCTCTATTCCATCATCATGATTGTCACCGGCGGCCTTGTTGGCTTCTCCCTGCTGATGGGCGGCCGTAAATTTGCCACGCAGTACATGAACCTGTTTGGCATCAAGCAGTACCTGATTGCCCTCTTCCCGCTGGCGGTGATCGTGCTGGTGTTCCCAATGGCGCTGCCGGGCGGCAACTTCTCACTGGGCCAGTCCCTGCTGGTGGCATTGATTTCCGCTGCGATGTACGGCGTGTTCCTGCTTATTCAAACGAAAACGCACCAGAGCCTGTTTGTGTACGAGCATGAAGACGAAGGCGACGGCGATGACCCGCATCACGGCAAGCCTTCGGCGCACAGCTCCGCATGGCACACGGTCTGGCTTATCGTTCACCTGATTGCGGTTATCGCGGTCACCAAGATGAACGCTAACCCGCTTGAGCACCTGCTGGACGCCGTGAACGCACCGGCGCAGTTCACCGGCTTCCTGGTCGCCCTGCTGATTCTGTCTCCGGAAGGCCTCGGCGCGCTGAGAGCGGTATTGAGCAACCAGGTACAGCGCGCGATGAACCTGTTCTTCGGCTCGGTGCTGGCCACCATCTCGCTAACGGTACCTGCGGTGACGCTGATTGCCTGGTTCACCGGTAACGACCTGGTCTTTGCGCTGGGCATGCCGCAGATGGTGGTGATGCTGGCGGCGCTGGTGCTTTGCCAGATTTCATTCTCGACCGGCCGCACCAACGTGCTTAACGGCACCGCGCATCTGGCGCTGTTCGCCGCCTATCTGATGACAATTTTTGCCTAA
- a CDS encoding gamma-glutamylcyclotransferase, with product MLTRDFLMKADCKTAFGAIEESLLWTPEQRSASLAATLACRPDQSPVWLFGYGSLMWNPAFEFEESAPGMLVGWHRAFCLRLTAGRGTACRPGRMLALKEGGRTTGLAYRLPEEILEDELTLVWKREMITGCYLPTWCKLALDDGRTVNALVFIMDPRHPLYEADTRAETIAPLIAAASGPLGTNAQYLFSLEQEMKKHGMQDDRMSELANQVRAWLSGHEDESGLQPGFA from the coding sequence GTGTTAACGCGTGATTTCTTAATGAAAGCGGATTGTAAGACGGCTTTTGGTGCCATTGAGGAATCGTTATTGTGGACCCCTGAGCAGCGCTCGGCTTCTCTTGCCGCGACGCTTGCTTGTCGCCCAGACCAAAGTCCGGTGTGGCTCTTTGGTTACGGTTCATTAATGTGGAACCCGGCTTTTGAATTTGAAGAGTCAGCCCCCGGTATGCTGGTGGGCTGGCATCGTGCATTTTGCCTGAGATTGACGGCGGGGCGAGGGACGGCTTGCCGACCGGGGCGTATGCTCGCGCTGAAAGAGGGTGGAAGAACCACCGGCCTTGCTTATCGGCTGCCGGAAGAGATTCTGGAAGATGAACTGACGCTTGTCTGGAAGCGAGAGATGATAACCGGGTGTTATTTGCCGACCTGGTGCAAGCTCGCACTGGATGACGGCCGCACGGTCAACGCGCTGGTGTTCATCATGGACCCGCGTCATCCGCTTTATGAGGCGGATACCAGGGCAGAAACCATCGCGCCGTTAATCGCTGCCGCGAGCGGCCCGCTGGGCACCAATGCACAGTATCTCTTTTCTCTCGAGCAGGAGATGAAAAAGCACGGTATGCAGGACGATCGTATGTCCGAGCTGGCAAACCAGGTTCGCGCCTGGCTTAGCGGGCATGAGGACGAAAGCGGGCTGCAGCCCGGTTTTGCATAG
- a CDS encoding DUF1883 domain-containing protein, with the protein MPVVKASLKLFGGDTVVVRCSNNCHIHLMCDSDKHGGSEADVLSLQNRQSAYIAVPYSGTWKVLIDSHTQSLEHSISYVPA; encoded by the coding sequence ATGCCAGTTGTAAAAGCCAGTCTTAAACTTTTTGGGGGCGATACCGTGGTGGTTCGCTGTTCGAATAACTGCCATATCCATTTGATGTGTGACTCAGACAAACACGGCGGCTCGGAGGCGGACGTTTTAAGCCTGCAAAACCGCCAGTCTGCCTATATTGCCGTCCCCTACAGCGGCACCTGGAAAGTGCTGATCGACAGCCATACTCAGTCGCTTGAGCATTCCATCAGCTACGTTCCAGCATAA
- a CDS encoding methyl-accepting chemotaxis protein has protein sequence MVRSLRTRILLVTAVCLVSALCLNTFINYAVTNRDNQQSISDTLTSTSLSHSVAISDWVSGKMSMISALESAALSEDPIPVFSQMAKAGGFTNIYVGYANKTAKFSDPTGVPADFDPTVRPWYQQVVKDDAPVVTAPYVDAGTGKLVVTFAVPIKQDGSLKAVVAGDVAMDSVIANVRSIHPTPNSSGLLINSDGTLIAGQDPALTLKPFSEAVKQADLTQLLGVSHRATGTIGEQTKQLMATPIAGTHWYVVVALDEGDATSGMRSLLKASALALLVLVLISGAVVHLLIGKVMSRLGTIRDGMRAISNGTNDLSQRLPETGHDEVTEIAHAFNAFSDKLGVVMKQIRDSSASVKVAANEIAAGNQDLSTRTEQAASSLRETASAVEQITASVANSTASAAQANTQAHSASEAAERGGEVVSKVITTMQAIELASGKIGDITSVIDSIAFQTNILALNAAVEAARAGEQGRGFAVVAGEVRNLASRSAQAAKEIKSLIDSTTASVADGSVYVRQAGEAMDEIEQSVGSVLVIMREITVSTDEQMKGIQEINHAVTHLDGMVQQNAELVVESAAAAGALQSQAGELAETAGHFRI, from the coding sequence ATGGTTAGATCTCTTCGTACACGCATTCTTTTAGTCACGGCAGTTTGCCTGGTCTCCGCCTTATGTCTTAACACTTTTATTAACTACGCCGTCACCAACCGCGATAACCAGCAGTCCATCAGCGACACCTTAACCAGCACCAGCCTTAGCCATTCCGTTGCCATCAGCGACTGGGTCAGCGGAAAAATGTCTATGATTAGCGCCCTGGAAAGCGCCGCGCTGAGCGAAGACCCGATCCCCGTCTTCAGCCAAATGGCAAAAGCCGGAGGCTTCACCAACATCTACGTTGGCTATGCCAATAAAACCGCAAAATTCTCAGACCCTACCGGCGTTCCGGCCGATTTCGACCCTACGGTTCGCCCGTGGTATCAACAGGTCGTAAAAGATGATGCTCCGGTCGTTACCGCCCCGTACGTGGACGCCGGGACCGGGAAGCTCGTCGTGACCTTCGCCGTGCCCATTAAACAGGATGGTAGCCTGAAAGCCGTGGTCGCCGGTGATGTCGCCATGGACAGCGTGATCGCTAACGTCCGCAGTATTCATCCAACCCCAAACAGTAGCGGATTGTTGATCAATAGCGACGGCACGCTGATTGCCGGTCAGGATCCCGCGTTGACGCTGAAGCCCTTTTCTGAGGCGGTTAAACAGGCTGATTTAACTCAGTTGCTTGGCGTCAGCCATCGCGCCACCGGCACGATTGGCGAACAAACCAAGCAGCTGATGGCAACGCCTATTGCCGGCACACATTGGTATGTCGTCGTCGCTCTGGATGAAGGCGATGCCACCTCCGGCATGCGTTCGCTGCTGAAGGCTTCGGCCCTCGCCCTGTTGGTGCTGGTGCTGATATCTGGCGCGGTAGTGCATCTTCTGATTGGTAAAGTGATGAGCCGCCTCGGCACGATTCGGGATGGGATGCGAGCCATCAGCAACGGCACGAACGATCTGTCGCAGCGCTTACCTGAAACCGGCCACGATGAGGTCACGGAAATCGCCCACGCCTTCAACGCGTTCAGCGACAAGCTGGGCGTGGTGATGAAGCAGATCAGAGATTCCAGCGCGTCGGTTAAGGTGGCGGCAAACGAAATAGCCGCGGGTAACCAGGATCTCTCCACCCGTACCGAACAGGCCGCCTCAAGCCTGCGGGAAACCGCCAGCGCGGTAGAGCAAATTACCGCGTCCGTCGCAAACTCTACGGCTTCGGCCGCCCAGGCGAACACCCAGGCCCACAGCGCCAGCGAAGCGGCCGAACGCGGGGGCGAAGTCGTATCAAAAGTCATTACCACAATGCAGGCCATTGAGCTTGCCTCCGGCAAGATTGGCGACATCACCAGCGTCATTGACAGCATCGCCTTCCAGACCAACATCCTGGCGCTGAATGCCGCGGTTGAGGCCGCCCGGGCCGGCGAGCAGGGTCGCGGTTTTGCCGTCGTTGCCGGAGAAGTACGCAATCTTGCCAGCCGCAGTGCCCAGGCGGCGAAGGAAATTAAAAGCCTGATCGACTCCACTACCGCCAGCGTAGCCGACGGTTCGGTATACGTTCGTCAGGCCGGAGAAGCCATGGACGAGATTGAGCAGAGCGTCGGGAGCGTGCTGGTCATCATGCGTGAGATAACCGTCTCCACCGATGAACAGATGAAAGGCATTCAGGAAATTAACCACGCCGTGACCCACCTCGACGGCATGGTGCAGCAGAATGCCGAGCTGGTTGTGGAATCTGCGGCCGCCGCCGGGGCGCTACAAAGTCAGGCTGGGGAACTCGCGGAAACCGCCGGGCATTTCCGGATTTAA
- a CDS encoding DsrE/DsrF/TusD sulfur relay family protein yields the protein MQKIVIIANSAAYGSESLFNSLRLAIALRDQEPQPEVKLFLMSDAVTAGLRGQKPAEGYNIQQMLEILTAQGVPVKLCKTCTDGRGITELPLIEGVAIGTLVELAEWTLASDKTLTF from the coding sequence GTGCAGAAGATAGTCATTATCGCCAACAGCGCGGCCTACGGCAGCGAATCGCTTTTCAACAGTTTGCGGCTGGCCATTGCCCTGCGCGACCAGGAACCACAGCCGGAAGTGAAGCTATTCCTGATGTCCGACGCGGTGACCGCCGGCCTGCGTGGTCAGAAGCCCGCCGAAGGCTACAACATCCAGCAGATGCTCGAGATCCTCACCGCGCAGGGCGTGCCCGTTAAGCTCTGTAAAACCTGCACCGACGGACGCGGCATCACCGAACTGCCGCTCATCGAGGGCGTCGCCATCGGCACGCTGGTTGAACTCGCCGAATGGACTTTAGCCTCGGATAAGACCCTCACCTTCTAA